In Salvia miltiorrhiza cultivar Shanhuang (shh) chromosome 4, IMPLAD_Smil_shh, whole genome shotgun sequence, the DNA window CAATATCAAGCCCCCCGGATGCTTGGTTTGATGTGGTGGAGCGCGTCTCCAATGATAATAACAAAACACTAAAGTAAGTATCTACCtccaaattttcattttttcagaaGGTATCTTGCTATAGTTTACAATCAATATTTTCCAATTGTTTTGTTCTTCCCCACTAATCACAACCTAAGTCCCTGATCACTTAGTTATAAATTGATTCTAATATGAATACTATACTTTGGCACTAGGAGAGACCACATACAGTATTTAGGTAGATTGGAAAGTTTTAGGTTCCATATGAATTCAGGAGTATGATGTTTAAGGCTTAAGCATGAAACCCACTTGTAAATGCAATGCTTACCCACTTGTAAATGCAATGCTTACTCTAATGGTATTTTCTGTAGGCGAACAACAAGAGTTAATAGATGCCTGAACTTGGGATCGTATAACTATCTAGGATTTGCTGCAGCAGATGAGTACTGCACTCCTCGTGTAATTGAGTCCTTGAAGAAATATACCCCAAGCACCTGTAGTACTCGGGTTGATGGAGGTAAATGTGTTTCCTCATGATATTTGCCATACTGTAGCATGTATCTGCTTGTATGTATTTTGATGAATAAAACTCTTTGATCAGGCACAACAAAATTGCATGCTGAACTGGAGGAATGTGTTGCCAATTTTGTGGGAAAGCCAGCTGCTATTGTATTTGGGATGGGTTATGTCACGAATTCGGCCATTCTTCCTGTATTAATTGGAAAGGTACAGAGAATTAGGTGGCTAAATTactttgatatttttttaattctgtgTAGTCCTCACTTTGGGCATTTTTCAGGGTGGTCTGATCATTAGTGACTCTCTGAACCACAACTCCATAGTTAATGGCGCTCGTGGGTCTGGGGCTACTGTTCGAGTTTTCCAGCATAACAGTATGTTATCCCCCCTCCCTCaaatgtttggataattgatcataatttttattattattagtttttttACGCCATCATTTGATTCTCTTAATATCCTTTGTAGCACCATCCCATTTGGAGAATGTTCTGAGGGAGCAAATTGCTGATGGACAGCCCAGAACACACAGGCCCTGGAAAAAGATCATTGTTGTGGTGGAGGGAATCTACAGTATGGAAGGGGAACTTTGCAAGCTCCCTGAAATTGTTTCCATCTGCAAGAAATACAAGGTAGGTATCAATACAAGATATTGCCACCCCCATGTTTGCTGATTGCTAGCATTctccattcttttctttttgtaaaCAGTTAATGCATTAATCAGTTCAGATGGATTTTCAGTCTGTCTTTGTCTAGCTTCTCTTTATAATATCTGATATGAATAAATATacacagggacggagccaggggggctagagccccctcccaattttttttttttaaatatatatagatatatgtttatacctattataaaataattttgttttataaaagagtatttggttattatattctctcatatatacttaatttaaggataattctgttatttaaaactatataatctatgaaatattgtttgttattattactattatacttgtcttttaataaaaaatgcctaatatgtatgaaatgctaaaaaaaattagtataatgtattgaaactaatttgtaatatatagaaaatatataatctatgaacatgttgtttgttattattattattatacttgccttttaataaaaaatgtcttaaatatacggaatgtccaaaaaaagtttgtgatatattgaaactatataatctatgaaaatattgttcgttattattagtattatgctcgtattttaatttaaaaaataccttaaatatacagaatgcccaaaaaaaaatactttttttttccccttgTACTCTGGTTCTTTCATGGGATCCAAGTTTGATCTGTGTTACTGTTTCACGTTTTTATTCCTTTTGAACAGGCATTTGTTTATCTTGATGAGGCTCACAGCATTGGAGCTGTTGGGAAAAGTGGAAGAGGTGTTTGTGAACTCCTAGGAGTTGATCCTGCGGATGTGGATATAATGATGGGAACTTTCACTAAATCATTTGGATCATGTGGTGGTTATATTGCAGGATCCAAGGTGCATCTCATAAGTACTCTGTctagattttaaatatttcattAGAACAACTTATGATAGT includes these proteins:
- the LOC131020204 gene encoding long chain base biosynthesis protein 2a-like, translated to MIIPYLTALTTYFSYGLLFAFGQLRDFFRKTVDWWSASTLQGYAPICLGLEDFYIRRLYLRIQDCFNRPISSPPDAWFDVVERVSNDNNKTLKRTTRVNRCLNLGSYNYLGFAAADEYCTPRVIESLKKYTPSTCSTRVDGGTTKLHAELEECVANFVGKPAAIVFGMGYVTNSAILPVLIGKGGLIISDSLNHNSIVNGARGSGATVRVFQHNTPSHLENVLREQIADGQPRTHRPWKKIIVVVEGIYSMEGELCKLPEIVSICKKYKAFVYLDEAHSIGAVGKSGRGVCELLGVDPADVDIMMGTFTKSFGSCGGYIAGSKDLIKYLKYTCPAHLYATSISAPAAQQIISSIKVVLGEDGSSRGAQKLARIRENSNFFRSELQKMGFEVLGDNDSPVMPIMLYNPAKIPAFSRECLKRNVAVVTVAFPATPLLLARARICISASHSREDLLKALEVFSTVGDMVGVKYFPAEPKKQQVEVGQVKVD